The proteins below come from a single Leptidea sinapis chromosome Z, ilLepSina1.1, whole genome shotgun sequence genomic window:
- the LOC126978884 gene encoding uncharacterized protein LOC126978884: protein MMRVANLATKFVKKEDNNISSSNTETKEDYYYYNVACAACGRRVFAAEAVAADGLHVHRACFRCAVCRAVLRPGNYKTERYGSRLVCPRHWGCSALDAAGPAPRPAQAPATASAAVSAPAPALLPATPERISVELSDAREIDEDEWTDRNFLASETSAPTGLSSDEEESSTEEYIDADESEDEAARFPEPAMDAHHMPHSRLYCSDADDSFPYDEYSDDGAESSGAESWSRMEEAREARRREVPRAPPAPAHPDTSEMETEESESSDDEVSSATEVSTDSEFAREESAPVPSPPAILVTEAPAPIPSAPPPPAAPAYDYPLSRTKSAGGLATKRALELKRKYLLGEPSPPAVRKSESTSQLDTKLEAFRFNITEFQKMLHPATQPVHKPYVSFQLTDPTGPPQTTPDIPDIIKNVCSDAPVDLLTKGDSPLCKQNWNESSHDAVKYDLETDSLSEESHTETAPKSVPRVEVHDEVGDLVQLDSLILVSEEIDRPQYTGETISGNVWETNVANETDNSESCKDATTLALTENEFSDWAAEGVVVDDCSIDDKEDRSRNKTPRSLSGPKLIHDAKNISAIASHVCGRSGSPDLVGYSNAIEHLEFADEVEHDHFISAPVPLRNEGYMELVDDGYEPYAASKDRSMNFIERAYAETAVKPAGQTEAPAQFTDMSDNLQYIDGSDSKSESILNDNVNTNPNFASDSKSHTAVADNVASPPNEILSNASTGFRRTDTGEVETANNLEEKLLSISLSELSPPLDMTDRDCLKASLANEKKSIDDDRDDISPPLACETTDRHATHINLRSYSPAICRSASETFKHSAAGTSMNKNWMLSIKLNPEPDNVTMEKVQELKRERDEQTEVVRWLVLERLGAARGRVRVRSRARLPPGPATPPPVPPPPALAPPPPPTPPTPPPALMRLPPSASLSDPELMRERWPKSFVRSISNYLNKRLSPRHKYASEPALTMHVSKHVTYSINEQGGRERRHTSAGSLERAPPPVPPPPAGYCPPAAASVSPRHAASYAGNGAERSNRGDADERDAMQLWFEARWARLVAQRRARDEARDEPAARRLARSECQQGPYHKNVYIDL from the exons GTCGCCAATTTAGCAACTAAGTTTGTTAAGAAGGAGGACAATAACATTTCATCATCGAATACGGAGACAAAAGAAGAt tactattattataatgtcgCGTGCGCGGCGTGCGGGCGGCGCGTGTTCGCGGCCGAGGCGGTGGCGGCGGACGGGCTGCACGTGCACCGCGCCTGCTTCCGCTGCGCCGTGTGCCGCGCCGTGCTGCGGCCCGG CAACTACAAGACGGAGCGCTACGGCAGCCGGCTCGTGTGCCCGCGACACTGGGGCTGCAGCGCGCTGGACGCGGCCGGGCCCGCTCCTCGGCCCGCGCAGGCGCCCGCCACCGCGTCCGCTGCCGTCTCCGCTCCCGCGCCCGCGCTGCTACCCGCAACGCCCGAGCGCATCAGCGTTGAGTTGTCGGACGCACGTGAAATCGACGAGGACGAATGGACCGACAGAAATTTCCTGGCCTCCGAAACTTCTGCGCCTACTGGCCTGAG CAGTGATGAGGAGGAATCGAGTACCGAAGAGTACATCGACGCGGATGAGAGCGAGGATGAGGCGGCGCGCTTCCCAGAGCCGGCGATGGACGCACACCACATGCCGCACTCTCGCTTGTACTGCTCCGACGCGGACGACTCGTTCCCTTACGACGAATACTCTGATGACG GGGCGGAGTCGTCGGGGGCGGAGTCGTGGTCCCGCATGGAAGAGGCCCGCGAGGCGCGCCGGCGGGAGGTGCCGCGCGCGCCGCCTGCGCCCGCGCACCCCGACACCAGCGAG ATGGAGACTGAAGAAAGCGAGTCGAGCGACGACGAGGTCTCATCAGCGACAGAGGTTTCAACTGATAGTGAGTTTGCACGAGAGGAGAGCGCTCCCGTTCCGTCGCCTCCTGCGATCCTGGTGACAGAGGCACCTGCGCCCATCCCGTCCGCCCCCCCGCCCCCTGCGGCGCCCGCCTACGACTACCCGCTCAGTAGAACCAAATCAGCAGGTGGACTCGCTACCAAACGAGCGCTAGAGCTGAAGAGGAAGTACCTCCTCGGCGAACCTTCCCCGCCCGCTGTCAGGAAGTCCGAGTCCACGTCGCAGCTCGACACTAAGTTAGAAGCTTTCCGCTTTAATATAACAGAGTTCCAAAAAATGTTGCATCCGGCCACACAGCCTGTGCACAAACCGTACGTCTCGTTTCAACTGACCGATCCGACGGGGCCGCCGCAAACTACTCCTGACATCCCAGATATAATCAAAAATGTATGCAGCGATGCGCCGGTCGATTTACTAACCAAAGGCGATTCGCCTCTATGTAAACAGAACTGGAATGAGTCTAGCCACGACGCAGTCAAGTATGACCTGGAGACCGATTCGTTATCAGAGGAGTCGCACACTGAAACTGCACCCAAGTCTGTCCCGAGAGTCGAGGTGCACGACGAGGTCGGCGACCTGGTACAGTTGGACAGTTTGATATTAGTCAGCGAAGAGATTGACCGGCCACAATATACCGGAGAAACGATCTCTGGCAATGTTTGGGAGACCAATGTTGCAAATGAAACTGACAACTCGGAATCCTGTAAAGACGCGACTACTTTAGCATTGACGGAGAACGAATTCTCCGACTGGGCTGCCGAAGGTGTCGTGGTTGACGATTGCAGCATCGACGATAAGGAGGACAGGAGCCGGAATAAGACTCCTCGTTCTCTGAGCGGCCCCAAGTTAATACACGATGCCAAGAATATATCGGCCATAGCCAGTCATGTGTGTGGACGCAGCGGCTCGCCCGATCTCGTCGGCTACTCTAATGCGATCGAACACTTGGAATTCGCAGACGAAGTGGAGCACGACCATTTTATTAGCGCACCGGTGCCGCTGCGCAACGAGGGCTACATGGAGCTGGTGGATGATGGATACGAGCCGTACGCCGCAAGTAAGGACCGTTCGATGAACTTTATTGAGAGAGCGTACGCTGAGACCGCCGTGAAGCCGGCCGGACAGACCGAGGCGCCTGCGCAATTTACCGATATGTCTGACAATTTACAATACATCGACGGCTCTGATTCCAAATCTGAGAGTATCTTGAatgataatgttaacacgaatCCGAATTTTGCATCTGACTCAAAGTCACACACTGCAGTTGCAGACAATGTGGCCTCACCTCCCAACGAAATATTGAGTAATGCTAGCACAGGATTCAGACGAACCGATACTGGCGAAGTCGAGACGGCGAACAATTTAGAAGAGAAGCTCTTATCGATAAGTCTATCCGAACTTTCACCACCTCTCGACATGACCGACCGAGACTGCCTAAAAGCATCACTGgcgaatgaaaaaaaaagtatagacGACGATCGTGACGATATCTCTCCGCCGTTGGCCTGCGAGACGACCGATCGGCACGCGACTCACATAAATCTGCGTTCGTACTCGCCGGCCATCTGCAGGTCCGCGAGCGAAACGTTCAAACATAGCGCGGCCGGGACCTCGATGAACAAGAATTGGATGCTATCGATCAAGCTGAACCCCGAGCCCGATAACGTGACCATGGAGAAGGTGCAGGAATTGAAGAGGGAGCGTGACGAGCAGACTGAGGTGGTGCGGTGGCTGGTGCTGGAGCGGCTGGGCGCGGCGCGGGGCCGGGTGCGCGTGCGCAGCCGCGCGCGTTTGCCGCCCGGGCCGGCCACGCCGCCGCCCGTGCCGCCGCCGCCCGCGCTCGCGCCGCCGCCACCTCCCACACCTCCGACACCTCCGCCGGCGCTTATGCGTCTGCCCCCTTCCGCCTCCCTCTCGGACCCGGAGTTGATGAGGGAGCGATGGCCGAAATCTTTTGTGAGGAGTATATCCAACTATCTCAACAAACGCCTGAGCCCTCGTCACAAG taTGCATCGGAGCCGGCCCTGACGATGCACGTAAGCAAACATGTCACATACAGTATC AACGAGCAGGGAGGGCGGGAGCGGCGCCACACGTCCGCGGGCAGCCTGGAGCGGGCCCCGCCCCCCGTGCCCCCGCCCCCCGCCGGCTACTGCCCGCCGGCCGCGGCCAGCGTCAGCCCGCGACACGCAG CAAGTTACGCCGGGAACGGAGCTGAGCGGTCGAACAGAGGTGACGCGGACGAGCGCGACGCGATGCAGCTGTGGTTCGAGGCGCGGTGGGCGCGGTTGGTGGCGCAGCGGCGGGCGAGAGACGAGGCCAGGGATGAGCCCGCAGCGAGGAGACTCGCACG